The Prosthecobacter debontii genomic sequence TGGCCCCGATCACCCAAAATGGAGGTCTGATCAAAGATGGGGCCGGAACGATGGTGGTGCAGGGTGCCAATACCTATGCAGGCAATACGGTGGTGACTGCGGGCATCCTGAAAATGGCGGGCACCGGCACGCTCGGAGACATCACGAATGATCTCACTGTAGCCTCTGGGGGCACCCTGGATCTCAACGGCGTCAGCCAAACCGTGGACGTGTTGGATGGCGCAGGCACCGTGACCAACAGCAGCTCCACCGCAGCCATCCTCACGATCGGTAGCAACAACGGCACGGGCACCTTCGATGGCATCATCACCGGCACCACGAAGCTCTCGCTGGTGAAAACGGGGACAGGAACCCAGACACTCACGGGTGCCAGCACTTACTCCAACGGCACCACCTTAGAGTCCGGTATTCTTGCCGGTGTCGACCCGACGGTTTACACGACCAATAGCCAGATCAAAAAGCTCTTTGGCACAGGCAACATCACTCTGAATGGCGGCACGCTACAGGTGCGTGCCAATGGTAATAGCAACACCCCCACAACGGCCGAGACATTGACTCTCGGCAACAATGTGACTGTCGGTGGCAATGTGACGATCGATATCAACCGGGCTAGCGGGTCATTCACAAACCGGACCATCAAGTTCGGCACCTTCTCCATGGGTGCCTTTACTCTAACAACCTTAGCACCCAATGGCTATTCAGTGGATTTCACCAACTCTACCCTCACTGGCAATGTCGTCTTCGACGTGCAATCGGGGACACTGAACTTTGCCAACACCATGAATGCTGGCTCGAATTCCATCACCAAAAACGGCACAGGACGCCTCACCATCCGCGGTGGAACCTTTGGTGACTTCACCGTGAATGCAGGAACCGGTGACATCTACGGCACGGTTTCCTCCCAAAACGTCACGTACAATGGCACCTCCGTCATGGACACCCACTCTGGTAATACCTGGACGATGAATTCCCTGACCTACAATTCGACCGCCGCCTCGAATTTCAGCGCCTTCTCAACGAGCAGCGTTTACACCATTGGCACCGGTGGCCTCACCATCAGCACGAATATCGCTCTGACCATCGTGGCCCAAAACGCTGGCATCACCAGCAAGGTGGTGCTGAGAGGCGATGTGACCGCTACCGGCAATAGCTCTCTCCTCAACAGCACGAATGCCGCTCACCTAGGCACCATGTTTCTGGATCTGGATGGCGGTGTGCGCAGCTTCAATGTGGCCGCCACCAAAACCTTCACCCTGGGAGCTGTCACTCAAAATGGCGGGATCAATAAAACAGGCGCGGGCACCATGAATCTCACCGTCGCCCATACCTATGCCGGGAGCACGATCGCTAGCGAAGGCACGCTGAAACTCACCAGCACAGGTTCCATCGACAGCTCGGCACTCATCAGCGTGCGCAGTGGAGCCACCTTCGATGTCTCAGCCGTCTCTGGCTTCTCCGTGAAGAACGGTCAGACTCTGGAAGGGGGCGGTAATGTGACGGGCTCTGTGACTATGGCCAACGGCTCCATTTTGGCCCCTGGCACCAGCGGACTGGCTGAAGCTCAGCAGCTCACGATCTCCGGCGCGCTGAGTCTGAGTGTGGGTTCGAAGCTCGTGCTGGACCTGACCAGCCTCGCTTACGATCAAGTGGCCGCAGGAGGCACCTTTACCCAAGCCACAGGAGCACAAATTGTCGTGCAGCCCAACGACTTCACTCCTACCTTGGGCCAGAGCTTCAACCTTCTGGATTGGAGTGGCATGGGCACCTTTTCATCCAACCTGGGTTCGCTCTTCCGCGACGGTTCGAACGATACTAGCACGGACATCGACCTCCCCAGCCTAGTGGGCACAGGCTTCATGTGGGATCTCAGCCAGTTCACCAACTCGGGGATCATCACCATCGTCGCGGTACCAGAGCCATCCCGTGCATTTCTGGTCTTGCTCGGATGTATCACCGTGATGACTCGGCGCAGACGCAAAGCCCGCTGATGCCTTGTACACAAAAGCGGCCATGGCGTCACCCATGGCCGCTTTTTTATGAAGTCCGGAATCAATCCCCGTCGAAAAGGCGGCCAATGCCACCGAGCACGGAACCTTCACCGGTGGCTTTCCCTCCTGCGGAAGGAGCATTGGCCAGGATACGGTCCGCCAGACGTGAGAACGGCAGGCTCTGGAGCCAGACGGTGCCATGACCTGAAAGGGTCGTGAGGAACAGCCCCTCACCACCAAAGAACATGCTCTTTAGATTGCCCGCCCGCTCGATGTCGTAGCTCACGCCTTGGGTAAAGGCGACCAAGCAGCCGGTATCCACCCGCATGGTCTCACCCTTGAGTTCTTTTTTGATGATGGTGCCCCCGGCATGGATGAAGGCCATGCCATCACCTTTCAGACGCTGAAGAATGAATCCTTCTCCGCCAAAGAGCCCCGCACCGAATCGTTTCTGGAAGGCAATGCCCACAGAGGTGCCATAGGCTGCGCAGAGAAAGGCATCCTTCTCACAGAGAATCTCCCCGCCATAATCACTAAGCTTCAGAGGGATGATTTTGCCCGGATAAGGCGCTGCGAAGGCGACCCGTTTCTTACCCGTCGGAGCACGATTGGTGAAATGGGTCATGAAGATGGATTCGCCAGTCAGCACACGCTTGCCGACGTTTTTCAAGATGCCCATCAAACCGCCTTCGGAGGTTGAGGAGCCATCGCCCATCTTGGTTTCAAAGACGATGCCATTGTCCATGTAGTTCATCCCGCCTGCTTCCGCGATGACGGTTTCACCGGGGTCCAACTCGACCTCGACGATTTGCATCTCATTGCCATGGATCTCATAGTCCACATCGTGAGCCCGCATGCCGGAGCCTCCTGGAAAGGGTGGCGGACCTCCCGGCACGGGAGGAGGTGTGCCCGCAGCTCTGCTGAACAAGGCGGGCAAGACCTGCGAAGCACGGCGCCACTCAGACTGTCCCTCCGTCCAGATCAGGGTCTCAGGACGCACCACACCAGCGGCGGCGAGGGATTGCAGTTGCTCTTCAGTGACCTGATGGCGCTGGCTTTCGGAATCGACGTAATACCAAGGATTCATGGGAGAGATAGTATAAAAAGAAACGACAAAAACAGGCACGGGTTTCAGCTATGGAGGGCTGAATAACCGTGCCTGGAAAAGCGTGAGTGATCTGCCGATGACGGCGATTATTCTTTCGCGGTTTTTTTCTCCGCAGTGGGTGCTTTCTTTTTGGAGTCCTCGCCCTCCGCTTTTGGGCTGGCTTTTTTCTTCGCCTTTTCAGGGAAATCCGCCTTCGCGTGAGACACGATCCGAGCAAATGTCGCATCCCCGATGCCTTCGACTTTCAAGAGATCGAGGGGTTCTGCGAAAGGTCGGCCTTTGACCACCGCTTTAGCTCGTGTTTCTCCAATCCCAGGAAGTGATTGCAGAGCTGCATCATCCCCCTTGTTGAGGATTTCCATCAGCTTCGTCTTCTGCGTGGGTGTCAGCGTCTTGGCTGCGGCTTCGACCTCTGTAGACGGAGCTTCCACCTTAGCAGCGGCTTTCTTCTTTGCGGCGGCCTCGGCCTCGGCTGAAGGCAGGGTAAATCCAATCAAGAGCAGAACAGTAAGGATGTATTTCATAAGCAAGGGATTGAACTGAAGCTGTGGATGTTAAGTGGATCTCTCGGAATGGCCACTTTATTTTTCAGCAATTTATTTATTCTCCAGCCATGGAAACACCAGGGCATTTGGCTAACCCCAACTGCGGGGGCATTTTCGTCACGGTTTTCGATCATCTTGTCCGTGCATCCTGTTTGTAGATGCAGCATATCTTTGCTTGCGTAATTCTCACATCTCTCAATCCTCCGCGCCCCCTCACAGAAAAGTTATGTCCACTGTCACTCTCGGCCTCATCCAAGGCACCACCTATGCCAGCAAGGCGGAGAGCCATGCCCGGCATGATGAGTTGATCCGTGACGCGGCAGCTCGCGGTGCCCAGATCATTTGCCTGCAGGAGCTCTATGACATCCCTTACTTTTGCACGCGGCAGGATACGTCTCTTTTCGATCTCGCCGAACCCATGCCTGGGCCGACCACCGATCATCTCGCCGCCTTGGCGAAGGAACTCGGTGTGGTTATCATCGCACCTCTGTTTGAGAAACGCGGGCCGGGTTTGTATCACAACACGGTGGCCGTGCTGGACGCCGATGGCACTTATCTCGGCAAATACCGGAAGATGCACATTCCTCAGGATCCGGGCTTCGAAGAGAAGTTTTACTTCACCCCAGGTGACCTCGGTTACAAGGTCTGGGACACCAAGTTTGGCCGCATCGGTGTGCTCATCTGCTGGGATCAATGGTATCCCGAAGCGGCTCGCCTGACCGCTCTGGCGGGAGCAGAGATTCTCTTTTATCCCACCGCCATCGGCTGGCTGAGCAGCGAGAAAGCTGAACTCGGCACTGCCCAGCACTGCGCTTGGGAATCCGTGCAGCGCGGTCATGCCGTGGCCAATGGCTGCTACGTGGCCGCCGTCAATCGGACTGGATTTCAAGACGATACGGAGTTCTGGGGGCAGAGCTTCGTCGCCAACCCCTATGGTGAGATCATCGCCAAGGGAACCGTGGAAAACGAAGAAGTCATCCTGGTGAAGTGTGATCTTCAAGCGGTGGAGGATTTCCGTCGCATCTGGCCGTTTTTCCGTGATCGTCGCATTGACACCTACGCCCCTTTGACCAAACGCTATCTCGATGAGTAAAGGATACCCGCAGAACTACCGCCTCCCCGCCGAATTTGAACCGCAGGAGGCCATTTGGCTTTCGTGGCCCTCCAACAAGGAGAGCTGCCCGAAGACCTTCCACAAACTGCAGGATAAGTTTGGCGAAATCGCCAGCACCATCTCCCGCTATGAGCGCGTGCGCATCAATGCCCCGATGCTCAGCCACATGAACATCCGCCTGAGCATCGCCGACAATGAAGGTGACCTCAGCCAGGTGGATCTCTATGAGCATGTCACCAACGATGTGTGGTGCCGTGACCATGGTCCGATCTTCATCAAGCACAATGAAAGCGGTCAGGTGGCCATCACCGACTGGAACTTCAACGCCTGGGGCGGCAAGTTCCCTTACGATCTCGACAACACCATTCCTGAAAAGGCCGCTAGCGTCCTGAAAATGGACCGCTACACCTCCGACTTCACCGTGGAAGGCGGTGCCATCGAAACCAATGGTAAGGGCCTGCTCATGACGACGGAGGCGGTGCTGCTCAATCCCAACCGCAACGGCGGTAAAGCCCGCACCAAGGCGGAGATGGAGAAAGAACTGAAGGCCATGCTGGGCGTGACCAACATCGTTTGGTTCAAAGAAGGCATCGAAGGCGATGACACGGACGGTCACATCGATGACATCGTGCGTTTCGTCCGTGAAGACGCCGTCATCTGCATGGTGGAAAGTAAGGAGACCGATCCGAACTTCAAAGTGTTGAAGCAGATCCGTGAACAGCTCGATGACGTCCGCACCGCTGATGGTAGCAAGCTGGAGATCATCGAGATCGAAATGCCGAACGCCATCGAGGCCAAAGACTGGCGTCTGAGCCGTCTGCCCGCCAGCTACGCCAACTTCATGATCCTGAACAACGCAGTCATGGTTCCAATCTTCGGCCAGAAGAAGAAAGACGCGATTGCAGAAGACAAGATCGCTGAGTGCTTCCCAGGTCGTGAGATCATCTCCGTGACCTGCAAGGACCTCGTCATGGAAGGCGGTGCCCTGCATTGCATCGCCATGCATCAGCCGAAGTAAAAAGCTTCTTTCTGATCTTCTACCCACGAAAAACCGGGCCTATCAGCCCGGTTTTTTGTGCGGGAATGAATTGTCTTTAATTCCTACTTGATTAGTGTTGTTTGGAGGAGTAGGAATTGATCATGCGATTGACCAAACGTGGAGAATACGCCCTGCGCACCTTAATCCGGCTCGGAGTAGCCGCGAAAAAGGGCACAGATGTAATTTCCGTGGCTACTTTGGCAGAAAACGAGAAGCTACCCTACAAGTTTCTGGAGAACATTTTGGCAGAACTTCGTGTGGCCGGTTATGTGGAAAGTCGCCGAGGTAAGATGGGAGGCGTCATGCTGGCCCAACCCGCCAAGAGCATCAAGATGGGTGATGTCGTGCGTCTCATCGACGGCAAGTTAGCCCCGATTGGCTGCGCGAGTGAGACCGACTACGAGCGATGTACCTGTCCCGATGAAGCTCACTGCGGGCTGAGAATGCTGATGATCGATGTGCGCAATGCCATCGCCAACATCCTCGACCGCTACACTCTCGACCATGTGGTGGAGGTCACCATGCGCAAAGAAGAGCGCAAAGGCACCTGCAAACCGAAGGTCAAACCCACCCCCGCCTCCGCACGCCATGCAGATCCCGCCGATGGATTCTTGGCAGCCCTCCTCGAAATTCAGCCTCACTAAAAGCAACGTCACCATGACCCACAGTCCCCAAGATAACGCCCCAGAAGCGTGGATTGACATCGTCAGGCAAAAAGTGGCCTCCATGCGCTTTGGCTCGGTGCAAATCGTCGTCCACGAAGGTCGTGTCACCCAAGTGGAAAGCACGGAAAAAACCCGGCTTTCTAACGAAGCCGTTACCCCGATCCGGAAATAGTTTTCCCCGCTTCGTTCCATGTCCATCGTCTCCACGATTCAGCTCACCAGAGATCGTTTATCGTCTCAGCATGAGTTTCAGGACAGCACTGACGCCATCTTCATCCCCAAGCTCGTTTTTCCGGCCTCCAAGAAAGGCATGTGCATGAAGTTTGGCGTCTTTGCTGGTGTCCACGGCGATGAAGACGCAGGAATTCTCGCCGTGCATGAACTCATCCAGTGGGCTTCCACGAAGCCTGTGGAACTGGAGGATTTCGAACTGCACTTCTATCCCATTTGCAATCCCAGCGGCTGCACCCTCGGCACACGCCATTCTCATTCTGGGCTCGATCTCAATCGTGAGTTTTGGGTCGGCTCCGACCAGCCTGAAATTCAATACCTCGAGCAACAACTCCGTGCTGAACGTTACGAGGGCATCCTGGCCCTTCACTCAGATGACACCTCCGATGGCTGCTACGGCTTTGTCAGCGGCTCTCTCCTCAGTGAGCAGATCCTGGAGCCTGCCCTCGCCGCCGCTCATGAGATTCTGCCTCGGAATGAAGCCTATGTGATCGACGGCTTTCTAGCCGAACATGGCATTATCAAAGAAGGTTACCACGGTATCTTGAGCGCACCTCCTGAGCAGCGCCCTCATGCCATGGAAGTGGTCTTTGAAACGCCCGCCTTAGCCCCTATCAACCAGCAAGTCGCCGCCACTGTCATCGCAGTGAAAACCATGTTGGCTCAGTATCGCCTGCTTCAGGCTTACGCGCCTAACTTGTAATCGGTTCATCTTTCTCACAGCCGGGAATCTTTAGCCCGGCCCCCTACCGATCCCCACCACGGAAGGTCCACGTACTCCGCCTTGCGCATCACCCCACCGGGAAGCGCGCGAGGTCTCTCCTGGACCTTCATGTTGATTCCCTCCCCCCGCCGACGTCTTCTCATCACTCTGCTCTCTTTCTCCACCCCGTGGCTACTCCCTGCTCAAGATGGTACGTGGATCAATGCCACCTCGAACTCGAGCTGGGGCAACACCGCCAATTGGTCTGACGGCCTCATCGCCCAAGGCATCAATGCCGTGGCAAACTTCAGCACGCTCGACCTAACTGCTAATCGCACCGTGAACCTAGCCGCAGATCGCACCGTAGGGACTTTGATCTTTGGGGATGCCCTCACGCCTTCGAACAATTGGATCATCGCCAATGGCAACGGGGGGCCATGGACACTGACTTTGGCGACCTCCGTCGAGAAACCCCTCATCGAAGTGATCAATCAAATCGCCACGATCTCCGCCATTCTCGGCGGCACGCAGGGCTTCACCAAAACAGGCAGCGGAACCCTCACGCTCAATAACCCAGCGAATACATTTACCGGCGGCATCACCTTGAACGCAGGAACGATCAATTTCGCTGCCAATGCCCTCGACGATAACACCCTCACCTTTGCGGCCAATGCCACGCTAGGCTGGACGGCGGGCAACACCCAGGACATCTCTGCGCAGATCATGCTCTCGGATGGTGTAACTGCCACGCTTGCGACAGGAGCCAACGCGGTTGTCTTCACATCCACTCTAAACACAGGCCCCGAAGGCAGCGCTTCCGTCACGAAAACCGGTGCGGGTAACCTGACCCTAACTGCCGCACAAACTTATCTCGGCACCACCCGCGTGAATAATGGCCGCCTGATCCTTAGCGGAGGGGATGACCGACTTGCCGCCTCCAGCCGAGTCACGCTGGGGCAAGGAACTAACAGCGGCCTCCTGCAACTCGGTGATAGCACAGGTCCAAGCCATCAAACCCTCTCCGCCATCACCATGGCTGGGACAGGGACAGCCAATGCCATCGTGGGCGGGCACGAAACCTTTTCCAACCTAACGATTAACAATACGACGGCTGTCACCTATGCTGGCAAACTAGGCGGCGAAGGCAGCTCTGAAAACCAATTGATCCTCGTGAAAGATGGCTCGGCCGCACTCACGCTCACGAATGCGGGCAACAGCTTCGGCGGCGATGTCTGGATTGTCGGTGGCACCTTGGCCATCACCCGTTCTGGCGCGCTCGGCACAGCAGCCAAAACCGTCTACATCAGCGGAAATACCTCTGCCCCTACGCTCAAGCTCGATGGCAGCACGGAAGATATCCACCTTCCAGCCTCCATCTCCCTCGTCACGAGCAATGACAACACCACGAATCCTGCCCTCCTGAGCAATGCCGGGAACAATACCGTCGCAGGCTCCATCGCACTGACGTCAGGAGGCTTTGGCAATGGTCAAACACGCCTCAAAGTCACTGCGGGCTCATTAACGCTCTCTGGCAACCTGACGCCGTCTGAAGACGCGGCTGGCCCCACCACAGCCATCTTAGACGCCTCGCTTGGGGCAACTGGCAGAGTCCCTGGCAGCATTGCGGACCTCGGAGCTCTGACCGTCTCCATCACCAAGGCTGGCACAGGGATCTGGGAACTGGCTGGGGACAACAGCTTCACGGGAGGCGTGACCATCAATGCAGGAACCCTCCAAATCACTCGCATCGGCTCCGCTGGCACCGCTCAGCCCTTGGGCACAGCGAACACTGCTATCCTTTTGGGTTCAGGCACCACCACCGGCACCTTGGAATACACGGGCACTCAAGATGCGACCTTAACGCGTGGCATCACTTCTGCATCGGCTGGGGGAGGCATCGTTCGTAACAGCGGGGGAGCCGTGTTAACCCTCTCAGGCACTCAGGCCAAAAATGGCCGACCTCTGACGTATAGCGGTGGCACATTTCTCATCACGGGGCGCATCACAGGCGTGAATCCAGGGGATCTGATCCTTGATACGGCACGGGTTACGCTCAGCAACAATACCAATAACTACACGGGCTCCACGCTCGTTCAAAATGGCAGCACCCTCATCGTGGCCAACACCAGCGGGTCAGCCACCGGCACCAGTTCCGTCTTCGTGGATGCCAGCAGCACCCTCAAGGGCACAGGCCTGATCCAGACAGGTGCAGACGCCTCCATCATCATTCAAGGAAAGCTCATTGTTGGAGAAGCCTTGGGGCAGACGGCGGCGCTCCTTAGCCTTCAGGCCTCCCCAGAAAGCCAGCTCGTCTTTGAAGCGAACAGCGTGGTATGGCTGAATCTGTTCGCTCATCAAACCGCCGATCGCTTGGCATTGGCAGGGAGCGTGGTCATCGCCCAAGGAGCGACTCTAAAACTGACCGGCTCAGCTTTCGGCGTGGCTGGAGACTCGTTTCAGCTTTTCGATTGGGCGGGCCTCACCGGACTCAGCGGGCAATTCACCCTGGATGCTTCTGGCTTGGACCTCCCCCCTGGCTATGCCCTGGACATCAGCCAGTTGTATGACTCGGGCTACATCACACTCACCACCAGCGTGGTGCCTGAGCCTCATCGTCTGTTCATGATTCTGGCCGGAGGCCTGCTCACTCTTTTCCGCCGCCGAAGATCTTAATCCCCCCAAGTTTCTCATGCTCTTTCTTCTCCTTTGGGTCTCCCTGACCGTCATTTGCATTTCGTTTCTCTGCTCATTGTGTGAAGCGGTATTGCTCAGCCTCAATCCCCTCAGCCTGCGATTGCAGGAGAAGAAAGAAAACGGCTTGGGTGTCGCAGGCCGTTGGCTGGCAATGAAAAACCACATCGAGAGACCAGTGTCGGCCATCCTCGTGCTGAACACGCTGGCCAATACCGGGCTGGCGACTTTGGCGGGTGCTGTCTTTGTGCATGTCTTTGGGGAATCCTGGCTTTGGTTGTTTTCCGTCATCATCAGCTTTCTGGTGCTTTTCCTGGGCGAACTGACGCCCAAGATCTTGGGAGTTCATCACGCGGAACGGCTCGCTCCGCGCGTCATTGGTCCTCTGACCTGGATGGTAAATCTATGCCGCCCTCTGGTCATGGTGATGGAGCGCTTTTGCCAGCGGCTCAAACAAGGCACGGTGGTGCAGAAGACGCAGAGTGACCAAATCATGGACATCATCACCCTGGTGCAAGCCGCCAAGGCCGAGCAACTGCTGCATAATCGGGAGGAGATCATCATGATCCATGCGGCGACCCTCAGTGCCCGGCGGACCCGCACCGCCATGGTGCCCCGTGAAGCCGTGCGCGTGTTTGACCAACGCAAATCCCTACAGGAGAACATCGCTGCCCTGGGACCTAAACTGCATCGCAGCTACCCCGTGAGTGCGGACGGTAGCCTGGAGCAAATCACCGGCTATGTGCGGGTGCGGGAACTTTTTGTGCAGAATCTTAACGATCCCGAAAAAGCCGACTGGAGACTGCTGGTGAGACCCGTTCTGCACATCAGTGAAAAGGCCTCGCTGACTCAACTGTTGACTCTGTTTTTAGAGCGCCAGCAGATCGCCGCCCTCGTGGACAACCCTGCCGGGCTCATCACGGGCTGGATCACCATGGATGATGTGATGAAGGTGCTGATGGGGGCACGCATCTGATACGCCAACAGCTATCGCGCTTCCATAACCAACTCGCGGGGAGCCGCCTGGGTGAGATCTCCACGCGTCGACGCCATCCACCTCGCGGCCAAGTCCGATTCACACACACGTTTGAATGGGATGGTCATCATGGCAAACCAAGGCCCCACCACCGAAGCCATCGGGCCCCCCAGAAGAATGTGCCGCAGGAGGAAATCACGCAGCTTCGACAAAAACTCACCTCGCCAGGTGCCCAACCCCATGCCCATGGAAGCACGCGTGGCCGCTGTGCTGGCCGCTTTCCGCCGACAGCGATCATACTCCGCCAACCATGGCTCCACCGCCTGCCCACGATGCACCACTCCCTGAAGCAATTCGGCAGCAAACTCAGCATCGGCAAAGCCTGTGTTCATGCCTTGTCCCCCAATGGGGCTCATAACGTGGGCCGCATCGCCACAGAGCAAGACACGCCCTTCGTAGATCTGCTCGCAGTCCAGTCGCCAAGGCGAGAAATGACTTTGATTCAATTGTGCTTCCTTTTCGATCAACATCCCGGTGCGGATGCGCACCGTTTCACTGATGAAACCAGTGGGCAAGGAAACGTCTGTCTGCCGAGTCTGCACGATCCATCGTCGGATGCCACCCGGCAGCGGAAAGCTCTCCACGGCACCCGTGGGTGTGAAATACAGATGCGCTTCTTCACCCAAGCCTGAATGGTCAGTGAAGTCTCCCATGATGAAATGATGCCCGTAGTCTTGCCGTGTCGTGCGCATGCGCAGTTTTTCTCGGACACCACTGCGATGACCATCACAGGCCACGGCATAGGCAGCCCGTAGCTGTGTCACGCTTCCTTGCTCGTCGGCATACTCGATCTGCACCTCAGTCTCTGTGGGACGAACCGAAGTCACCTCCACGCCTCGCCTGAGAGTCACCGTTGGAAAGGTCTCCAACTTCTCCGCCAACAAGCGCATGCTGATTTGCTGGGGCAGGGACAGAATGAAAGGATACTCCAGATGGACCTCACGAAAAGAGGCGGTGCCTACATGCCCCGTCGGACCGTGGACATGGCACTCCCGGATTAACAGGCCCTGCTGCACAAAGGCTTGGTCCAAACCCAATCGAGCCAAAATCTCCAAGGAGGGCGGCGTGATCCCGATCGCCTGTGACTGCGTCGGCAAACCCGATCGCTGCTCGAGGATCAAAACCTTCATCCCCTTTTTGCCTAACAAACAGCCCAGCAACATCCCCACAGGACCTGCACCGATGATGATCACCTCGGCATCGGTGGCATGGATAGGTTGCGTCGTGTTCATCGTCTGTTTCTTTCTCCCAGGAAACCAATACGGCACCCGCGCCTGATAACGCTCATAAGCTTCACCATAAAAGCGCCGGTAGCGTTTTTCTTTCCAGAGCGGTGCCCCGACACAGTAACTGGTCCAGAGCACCGCGAGGCATAAGTGATCGGGCGTCCAGACAGGCGCGGTCCAGAGGATCAGCGTGAATGAGGAATAGATCGGCTGCCGACTGTAGCGAAACATGCCCGTGCGTGTGAATGGACGGTATTGTGGTGCCTGCCCACGCCAAATGGATCTCCAGCCCAGCATGCCCACCTGCACATCTAGACCTGCATCCTTCATGGACTTGGCTAAAAGCACCCACGACATGCCATAGAGCACGGTCAGGAGACCTTTAGCCCAACCCTCTGGAGCTGCCCAAACCACATCTGAAGACGACCAGAGAAGGAATGTAATGAGGAGCTGGAGGGAGGCTAACCCGGCGAAAAGGGTGGTGGAGAGCTCACGCCCCAGGCCAAGCGGAGCCATGCGTGTCATCCAACGACGTCCCCGATCCGAGAGGAGAAGAGAATGCCCCAGAGCGAACTGGACCACGAGCAGACCATCACTCAGCGCAGCGGCCCAGCCATGCAGATGTAGCAGGCTGAAATGCAGCCCCTGATAAAGGCTGATAAACATCACCACGACGGACCCTAAAAAGAGCGCATGACTGATCAGACCATAGAACAAGGCCACACTCCTCTGTGCGGCAGTGTAGGGGACCGATAAGCTCGACATGACATCAGGAATGGGTGTGTTCCACCGCGCTGCGAGAAGCAGGAGCCGAACATCCAACCCGCTCTAAGAGTGCTGTCTCCACGGTCAATCCGGGACCAAAAGCCATCGCACATACTTGGGCATGCTCTGTATCCGCCGAGTCCATCATCTCTTTTAAAACGAAGAGGATGGTAGCACTGCTCATGTTGCCATAATCCCTCAAAATCGTTCGCGAGGCTTCCAAGGCATCTGGATCTAAATGAAGGCTCTC encodes the following:
- a CDS encoding succinylglutamate desuccinylase/aspartoacylase domain-containing protein — translated: MSIVSTIQLTRDRLSSQHEFQDSTDAIFIPKLVFPASKKGMCMKFGVFAGVHGDEDAGILAVHELIQWASTKPVELEDFELHFYPICNPSGCTLGTRHSHSGLDLNREFWVGSDQPEIQYLEQQLRAERYEGILALHSDDTSDGCYGFVSGSLLSEQILEPALAAAHEILPRNEAYVIDGFLAEHGIIKEGYHGILSAPPEQRPHAMEVVFETPALAPINQQVAATVIAVKTMLAQYRLLQAYAPNL
- a CDS encoding beta strand repeat-containing protein, which translates into the protein MLIPSPRRRLLITLLSFSTPWLLPAQDGTWINATSNSSWGNTANWSDGLIAQGINAVANFSTLDLTANRTVNLAADRTVGTLIFGDALTPSNNWIIANGNGGPWTLTLATSVEKPLIEVINQIATISAILGGTQGFTKTGSGTLTLNNPANTFTGGITLNAGTINFAANALDDNTLTFAANATLGWTAGNTQDISAQIMLSDGVTATLATGANAVVFTSTLNTGPEGSASVTKTGAGNLTLTAAQTYLGTTRVNNGRLILSGGDDRLAASSRVTLGQGTNSGLLQLGDSTGPSHQTLSAITMAGTGTANAIVGGHETFSNLTINNTTAVTYAGKLGGEGSSENQLILVKDGSAALTLTNAGNSFGGDVWIVGGTLAITRSGALGTAAKTVYISGNTSAPTLKLDGSTEDIHLPASISLVTSNDNTTNPALLSNAGNNTVAGSIALTSGGFGNGQTRLKVTAGSLTLSGNLTPSEDAAGPTTAILDASLGATGRVPGSIADLGALTVSITKAGTGIWELAGDNSFTGGVTINAGTLQITRIGSAGTAQPLGTANTAILLGSGTTTGTLEYTGTQDATLTRGITSASAGGGIVRNSGGAVLTLSGTQAKNGRPLTYSGGTFLITGRITGVNPGDLILDTARVTLSNNTNNYTGSTLVQNGSTLIVANTSGSATGTSSVFVDASSTLKGTGLIQTGADASIIIQGKLIVGEALGQTAALLSLQASPESQLVFEANSVVWLNLFAHQTADRLALAGSVVIAQGATLKLTGSAFGVAGDSFQLFDWAGLTGLSGQFTLDASGLDLPPGYALDISQLYDSGYITLTTSVVPEPHRLFMILAGGLLTLFRRRRS
- a CDS encoding CNNM domain-containing protein — translated: MLFLLLWVSLTVICISFLCSLCEAVLLSLNPLSLRLQEKKENGLGVAGRWLAMKNHIERPVSAILVLNTLANTGLATLAGAVFVHVFGESWLWLFSVIISFLVLFLGELTPKILGVHHAERLAPRVIGPLTWMVNLCRPLVMVMERFCQRLKQGTVVQKTQSDQIMDIITLVQAAKAEQLLHNREEIIMIHAATLSARRTRTAMVPREAVRVFDQRKSLQENIAALGPKLHRSYPVSADGSLEQITGYVRVRELFVQNLNDPEKADWRLLVRPVLHISEKASLTQLLTLFLERQQIAALVDNPAGLITGWITMDDVMKVLMGARI
- a CDS encoding FAD-dependent monooxygenase, yielding MSSLSVPYTAAQRSVALFYGLISHALFLGSVVVMFISLYQGLHFSLLHLHGWAAALSDGLLVVQFALGHSLLLSDRGRRWMTRMAPLGLGRELSTTLFAGLASLQLLITFLLWSSSDVVWAAPEGWAKGLLTVLYGMSWVLLAKSMKDAGLDVQVGMLGWRSIWRGQAPQYRPFTRTGMFRYSRQPIYSSFTLILWTAPVWTPDHLCLAVLWTSYCVGAPLWKEKRYRRFYGEAYERYQARVPYWFPGRKKQTMNTTQPIHATDAEVIIIGAGPVGMLLGCLLGKKGMKVLILEQRSGLPTQSQAIGITPPSLEILARLGLDQAFVQQGLLIRECHVHGPTGHVGTASFREVHLEYPFILSLPQQISMRLLAEKLETFPTVTLRRGVEVTSVRPTETEVQIEYADEQGSVTQLRAAYAVACDGHRSGVREKLRMRTTRQDYGHHFIMGDFTDHSGLGEEAHLYFTPTGAVESFPLPGGIRRWIVQTRQTDVSLPTGFISETVRIRTGMLIEKEAQLNQSHFSPWRLDCEQIYEGRVLLCGDAAHVMSPIGGQGMNTGFADAEFAAELLQGVVHRGQAVEPWLAEYDRCRRKAASTAATRASMGMGLGTWRGEFLSKLRDFLLRHILLGGPMASVVGPWFAMMTIPFKRVCESDLAARWMASTRGDLTQAAPRELVMEAR